The nucleotide sequence GGTCTACTATTGTGGATACTCCTACTACTCCTCTCCTATACTTATAGACCTCCCTCTTAAGAACATCCACAATATTCCTCTTAATCGTTATAACCTCTCCCCATTTATCACTCACATACCTTTGGGCATAACAATAGATACAGGAAAATCTGCAGTTGTTATACGGGTTTAAGGAATAATCAATTTCCTTTAAACCAGACTTACTCAGTGCACTTTTAACCTCAACTTCCCTAATTATCATTAAAATAACCTCGACCTAAAGAGCTTTACCACATATGATATCTTTAACCACTCTTGAAGATTCACTTTCAACTCTCCCTTAACTCTTCTTAATGCCTGGTCAAGCGTATCAAATACTTCTGGTTTCTGCTTAAACATTTCCCTAATGTTTTCCCTCACAAACCAAACTCCTACAGGTAAATTAAATCCGGGGTAAATTTCTCTCCATAGTATCACCATAGCTTGTCTCTTCCTTAGACGAAGACTTTCAGCAACCCCCAACCTAGAAGCATAATAACAGCCACCAATTTTAGGATATGTCCTCCTTCCCCTATACCCCTCATAATCTAACTCCAATGCTACTTCCCCATGACCAAACTGGTTCCACGTGCTTCCTGGAAACCATGCTTCGCCCCACTCAAAAGCCCAATTCCCTGGTATTAGAATTCCTATAAAGAGATTCTTCATATGCCTCCTTACATAAACTTCGATCTTGTCAATGCTCTCAAAATGCTTTAATTCCTCTATTAAGCTGTCAGAGACCAGTTTGTCAACGGCTGTTATACTCCGCCTCGTTGGAACCAATTTCCTCTTAACCCCTAGAACTCCTACACTTAAAAGACGTGATATTACGTTAACCTCGACCTTATTACTGTAAAGAGTTATTACAGCATCTTTAGACTTAAGATCCTTATCTTCATAAACTCTTTCCACTATTCTTTGAGGTGCTGAAAGCGTACCTAATTTGAACTCCCTTATTGGTGCTGAAGGACCTATAGGTGGTAACGTTTCGTCTAAGACAACCTTTCTAGGTTCCTTAGCAAATTCCATTTCTATCTCAGATGGTCCTGATGAGATTGAGAGAGTCTGGACATCATGTAAAAATCTTTGGGGATTATTAGCATCAGTAACCCTGAAGGACTCCCCTCCTCTCACTAGACTTAGCCTTAAAGATAAAAAGGTGTTAAGATCCATGTTAAGCCAAGTTTTAGGATCCTCGTATATTGATGTATCATCTACCACTGGAGGGGCTGATGGATAAACACTCACTTTTGGGTATCCATATCTTCCCACAAATATTGAGGGGGGAGATGAACCAACCATATCTTTAGGTACCACTATCTTCTTAGTTATACTCTTAACTACGATGGGGCAATAAGCCAGTCCGCATAAGTACTTTGAGCTTCTGCATATTACACAGAGTCTAGGATCCATTAAAGATAAAATTCTCGGAATACCTTTTACATGTTATCTAATGAAAAGCGGTATTACAATAGTATACACGTAAATCATGCTGTGAGAGATACTGTAGTATTTATAGAGATAACATGGTTCATAATACATACGCATAGTCAGGTTGAGACAATACATTTACCTAATCTCGTTAGATTTGATTTATGTTACACGCTTTAGTCTGGTTTTAGTTTAGGATCGCTGTCCAAATAACCATTATATAAAACTTTTTTAGCGGAATAGTTCTATCTGAAAAATGGTTTTATCTAAAATTTTTAGAATTTAGAGTACCTATATTTATATTTCATGTTAGAGTTATCGCTGGTAGTAAACCTATGGAAAAACGAAAATCGGATCATCTATTAAATCAAAATAAGTATCTGAAACACGAATAAAAAGGTTTTGATTAAGTATTTATCCTTCCTAACGCTCGTTACTTTCACTTCTAAATTCGACACTTCTAAAAAAGCAAATTAACAACAGCATAGTCAATATGGTAGGTTATCTGTCTTTCCAATATCTCTGCTGGCTTATTTCCGACTGCCCCTACAGGTACGATCCAAGTTCTCAACTCGATATTTCCAGTCTCCTCAAGCTTATCATCACTCAACTTAGCTAATTCCTTTCCTTTTCCTGCCTTCAATGTCTCCAGGATAAAGTTATCAAAATCAATATCGATTTTACCATAGTAAGGCGTTCCTGGAAAATGGGACAAGCCTCCTGTACCAATTATAGCAACCTTCTCGTTCTCTGGTCTTTTCTTAGCTACAATTCTGGCAATAGCCCTACCTAATTCAAAGCATCTTCTTACGGGCATTTTAGGTTCCACGTTGGCATTTAAGTGGATAGGTACGATTGGAATTGAGTAATCCCTGAATATGTCTAGTAAGGGTATGAAGAATGCGTGTGAAAGTAGAACTTCACCAGGAGAGGAAGCAAAGGTCAGAATCGGAAAGGGTAAGGTGGAAGTAATTACTGGTTCAGGGCATCATGGTCAGGCTTACCTATCCTCCTTCTCCAAACTCGTAATTGAGGAGCTCGGCGTCTCAGAAAATGTTATTTAGGTTTACACAGGTACCACTGATGGTTTGAAAGAAGGAGTAGGTAGCTACGGGAGTAGAGCATTGTCGGTAGGAGGATCTGCCATAATTGAAGCCTGTAGAAATTTGAAGAAAAAGCTAAACGGAACAGGGGATAGACTTGGATAAAGCCCTCCATGGAGAACAAATCTATGAGTCAGAGGTATACGTTAAGGCTGGAGATGTGTTCGCACCAGGATTTCACATATCCGTAGTGGACATTGATTTGGAAACCTTAACACCAAGAGTAAGAGAATACGTTGCAGTGGATGATGTAGGAAGAGTTGTCGTAAAAGAAGAAGTTGAAGGGCAAGTTATAGGTGGAGTAATGCAGGGTATAGCGCAAGTGCTCTGTGAGTGGGCAACTTATGATGAGGAGGGAAATCCAACATTCTCTTCTATAGCTGATGCTGGCATGCCTTCTCCAGAGGAGTTTACTTGGAGAGTTATTGTTGACGAGGTCGAGTTTAAGTCTGGACTACTTAGTGGTACAAGAGGCGTAGGAGAGGCTGGTAGTATTGGAGGACTAGTTGCAACCTTTATTGGTCTTGAAAAAGCTATAAAGGATAAATTTGGTAGGAAGGTAAAGTTACAAAGAACACCAGTTACACCAACATATTTAATGGAACTTTTAGGGAAAAGTTAAATTTGTTTTTGAAACTATTGACTACCATCTTTATAACCTCTATTAATATAAATCAAAGTTCTTACTATCAAGATTAATGCGCGGTCAGTAATAAGGATTAATATTTATTTGAAGTAATGCTCATGATATAAACTAGATATCTATATCGTGATAAGGTAAAAATTACGCAATTCCTCCTATTACTTTATGCTAGTTCGAAGTATTAATTTGAAAATACGAATATCTAATTCCTACGATTAACTTTTTAGGTTGTTGTAACTTTGAACTGGTCTAAAAATCTATCGCTCATCGAAAATTTTGACAAATTCATGTCTAGATCTAAGATACTTAGAGTTTAAAAGCCTTGTAAAATTTATTTTGATTAATCTAGAGCTTCTATGTTTAATTTAGTGTTACGGGAAAAATACCTTATGCCTGGGTCTTAGGAAATATTTCGTTTAACTGGATGAAGCTAACAATATTCGATATATAGGTTTAAATCTAATATCACGTTTTATGGTATATATCTTAAATTCGTTTCAAGCCTTAATTATGACACCTAATAGCTCTACTAGAATTGAGTATAGATAATGAATTAACTATGTCCCAGTTTCAAAATATCTCGTTTATCACGCTTTCAAGAGGGCATTTAATCTATTAGTAATCTTTATTAATGTATTTCGCATAATAGTACTAGTGGGTGTGTATATCCTTCTAAAAACCCATGTTAAGTTGTTATTTCCACGATTCATGTTCAGTATTAGTGAAGGATTTAAGGAGTTTGAAGATCCATCTTGAGAAAAATCCCGCTGATAAATGCCCAGTTTGCAAGAAGGAAATAAGATCTAAGTGCTTTAGTGATTTGAAGAAGCATGTGAAAATGAGTAAGGATAGTGCGCATGCAGAGCATTTAAAGATATACAGCGTGTTATACAAATAACGTGGAGTGTTAGAATAAGAATAACGGTTTGTCTATCTCGTCATAAAGAATAGTAGAATCTTTTTTCTATCTTTAACCTAAAAATTAAAAAGAATTTAAAAAGGAATTAAAAAATGATGACATATTAAAAAACTTATTAATATGATTTATAAGAATATTTTATGCAAGTCAAATTCTTGATACCAATATCCATACTCTTAATCTCTATAAGTGGAATATTAAGTCTAGGGATCTCAAGCCCCTCAAATCAGAACACATTTTTTAATTCTTATACTAATGCAAAACTCTTACCATCTAATACCTTACTGACACTAACATTTTTCATCCCGCCCAAGAACCTAAACATGCTATATTATACTGCAGAAGAAGTTGCAAACCACCAGATATCTCCCCTAACTCCACAACAAATTATTAAGGAATTTTCTCAGCCAAATAAAGTAACTTCTCTAATTAATTTCCTAGAAAGCAATGGTTTTACAATATATTATTCTAGCCCATTTGCAGTTGTTGCTACTGCCACTGCAGGAAAAATAGATAACGTGTTTAGTACCGAGTTAGGTTTATTCAGTTATAACGGACATGTATACTATAAGCCTCTTACATCTCCTTCATTTAGTCTAACAGGGATTATAGTAGGTGGACTTGACAACGAAACTGCCTTCCAGCCCTATTTTATGCAATTGAACAATACGACCCATCCAGCTTTTCAGTTCTCTTACCTAGGGTATGGTCCAAATGCGTTAAGGACTGCATATAATGTTACAGGGACAGGTAAGAACGTGACAATTGCAATAATAGATGCTTTTGGAGACCCTCTGATATATCAAGATGTAAAGAGTTTCGATCAGATATACGGATTACCACCAGCAAACTTAAGTGTTTACGCTGTAGGTCCTTACATTCCTGAGCAGGGAATAGCAACAGGTTGGGATATAGAGACAGCTTTAGATGTGGAAGCGGCCCATGCTATGGCTCCTTATGCCAAAATCAATTTAGTGGTCTCCTCAGATAGTGGTCCAACGCTTTATGCGGCTGTTGATTATGTTGTTACGCAAAAACTAGGAGATGTTGTATCAATGAGCTGGGGGTTATCTGAAAACTTATTCGCCGCTTCAGGATTCTACTACTTTATAAACGGTCAACCATTTCCCAACTATCCGTACTTAGACTATTACTTCGCACTAGGAACTGCTGAGGGAATAACTTTCTTCGCATCGTCAGGTGATACTGGTGCTTATGGCGATTCACTGACCACATACGGTGGTGCATCATTCCCTGCTACTTCTCCATTCGTTACAGCGGTTGGCGGTACAACTTTGTATTTAAGCTCTGGAAAAGCCTATGAGACAGCCTGGAGTGTATTGCCACAATATTTTGAGTATGCTGGTACAGTTTCCTCTGGTGGTGGATATAGTACATTTTTCCCTAGACCATGGTACCAAGACGGAGTTATAAACTCCTCATTTAGAGCTGTCCCTGATGTGGCAGCAGATGCCAATCCATATACCGGATTTAATATTACAGTTTTGGGCTCTGAAGAAATAATTGGAGGAACTAGTTTAGCTTCACCACTCTGGGCTGGTATGTTGGCTGACATTATCTCTCAGCTAGGTAGACCAATAGGTCTACTCAATCCAATCCTCTACTGGATATACAAGAATCCTGCACTTTACCAAGAGTCATTCCATCAAATCACCCTTGGTTACAACGGAGAATTTTATGCTAAGCCAGGATATAATTTAGTTACCGGCTTAGGAACTCCTAATGTCGGAGAATTATTAAATGCTATTCAGCAATACTTAAAGACAAATAATTTAGAAATTTCAGTCACTACAAATGGTACAATCCCGTGGTATATGTATAATAGTACTGTAAGTGTAATAGCATACATAACCTATCCTAACGGCACCATAGTGAGCCAAGGAACATTTAGTGCATATATTCAGACTACCAGTGGGACAGTAACAACTATACCCTTATCATTTAATGGTACTGATTGGGTCGGAAGTTTTAATATACAACCTGGAATGACACCAAATATATGGTCTATAATTGTCAATGGTTCATCAGCAGGCTTTTCGGGAACTTCGAGCTACGATATAGATGTTGGACAATCAATAAACATCTTATCTCCAATTCCATTCCCCTATGGTCCTCCTTTGTCACTCAACACACCATTTGGCGTAGTAGCTCAAATATATAATCCAGATGGAACTCCGGCTGTTAACCAAACAGTTAACGTTTACCTGCTAAAGAATGGAAAGGTTGTGGAGAGCGCTGTATTAACTCCAACATCTCAACCTGGTGAATATGTTGGTCAGTTAGCCCTTATTACTCCTGCTGAACAGGGCACATATATACTAGTTGTTAACACGTCTTATGGTAGTGCGTACACTTATGTTTACTTTGGAAACATAATAGAAGGTGCAGTATACACTCCAATAAATACTGGATTTCCTGGAGTATCTCCTGGACAGAATATAACGCTATTTGCTTTTACTCTAACTCCAGAAGGGACAGGTCAGTTGTCCTCGAACGTGTCAGCATTTATATACAACCAAAATGGTCAACTAGTATCAACAGTTAATTTAACTCAAGCTCCTGAGATAACTCTATTCGGCGTATTTAACTTCTTTGGATTATATTACGCGAACTTCACAATACCTTCAAACTTTACTCCAGGATTCTATAGTGTAATCATTCAATCACAGGCGAGAACAGGAATCGGGGTCAGCACAGGTGAGTTCTTCACGTCTTTTTATGTCTCTCCAGCATCACTAAGTTACAATATAAAAGTAAAAGGAATAGCTTATGAAGGGCAACACATCAAAATATATGCCAACATAACGTATACTAACGGTACTGAGGTGGAATATGGGATATTTAACGCAATTCCGTTGCCTTCATCCATAGCATTTAAGTCTTATTTGGTAGCTACGAATTACTCAGTACCGCTCCAATTTAACTCCACTCTGGGACTCTGGGAGGGAACTTTCCAGATACCCTCAGTACTTGGGGCAAATTCATTCTATCTAGGATATCCGCCCTACACTTTATCTGGACCTTGGACAGTATATATATCAGGAGTTTCTGCTAACGGTAACCCAATATCTTCAGGTCCAACTTACTTCAACGTTCTTCCATACACCTACTTAGGTAGTAAAGTGATAATTACTAGTCAAAACTACACGAGTGTGCCGTTACTCTCATCCAATTCTCTGAGTAATGTTTACGTAGGTAATCTAGAACTAATAAATGTTAATATCTCCCTGAATAATGTTGTAGTAGGTAACTTGACAGTGGTTAACTCACAGGTTGGAGTAAGTAGTTCAACATTAAATTCACTGACCGCGAAGAACTCTAAATTATCAATAGCCCAATCCACAATAGGTGGTGATCCTGACAGTGTAGCGATACAATTATATAACTCTAGCCTCATACTGACTTCTGTAGTAATAGCAAACTCGACTTATGCATTCAATCAGGTCAATAGTAATGTTGAGCTAAACGGAGTAAGCCTATCGAACGTACAACATGTATCTACAATATCACCTCCTACCATATCACCTCAATTTGTAAATATAACGCAGAAAATAAGTGCACTAAACCTAACTGTCTCCGGTTATAACGCTAAGATACTGAACGTTTTAGTGAATGGAATATCGACAAGGTACTCAGTTATTAGCTCATCACAAAATTCCACAACGATTTCAATACCCTTCTCTTCATCCGCTTTACCGTCGGGACAATACACTATAGTGGTTATGACATATAATGGATTACCGTATAATGTGAGTGCTACGGTATACAATGCTTATCCTCAAATATCACTATCAAGTTCATTGTCTAACGCGACAACCTCACTATCAAGTAAAATATCCAGTAATGCGTCTGACGTAGCGTTTTATAGAAATATCACCATAGCTTCCCTAATAATAGCCATAATATCATTGATCCTTGTCATATACTTGTTGTTAAGAAGGAGGTGAGACAAGAATGAAAGCCCTCTTACTTATACTGGTTATTGCTCTTGGTATTACACCATTAACACTAATGGGGTCTACTACTTCATCCTCCCATTATGGGGTCTATAATGATATGACGATTTACAACATAACAGGATTTCCTAACGGAGTGGATCCTGCATACTATTCTGAAGAGCCATTTTTCATAAAGAGCAATGTTACACCTATAATAGTCAACGTAGCCCAAAACATGGTATTCAATAACACAGGAATAATTCCAAAAGTTGTAACATTATATATTCCGCCAGGTAATTACAGCATGATACTGCTGAACATATCTATCAAAGAGTACGGAGGTGCTCAGTTTGACAGACCTGTTTACATATTTGCAAATGGTATACCAATATTCTGGGGATCAACACAAGAGATCAGAAATAGTACAGCTCAGACTGATGTCACTATGTTTGAAAACTTGCTACAGGGTAATGTGACTTTCCAGCTTGTCTTAGCCACTTACTACGCCAAAAGTGTTGGTATAGTTGGTCTTTACTCAATGAACGTAACGCTGTTACTTTATCCAGGTAACAAACCTGCGGGACTACCAAATTACTTCATACCGCTCTTCATGAACAGCTTAAACTACTCGAGGGTTGTTCTAAATCCATTAAATGATCAGGTAACCCAAAGTGTAGTAATGCCTAATGGAACATTTAGGTCAGTTCTATTGCTCTACTATGAAGGCGGTGGTTTAGATGAATTTTGGTATACGAATATACCAGCCACTAGAAATATACTAGTATATTATAACAGCCTTTTGGCGGGAGTAGTGAATCCATATCCTATAATATATACAGGCGGGATAAACTTGTTCTGGTGGAGACCGGTAACCTCCATAAACACATTAGCTTTTGAGACACCACAATATATAGAGCTGACACCCCTCTTAGCAACTTCAACTAAGCCAAATATAACAGTAACAGTTAGTAATCTGTTAGCTTCTGCACAGGAGTTAGGTTCTACCGCGCTGTCATGGACAATTTCGGGTGTCCTGATGCTTTGGGTGAACAACTCTAACCCATTAATAAGTTCAAAGCTTATATCTGCCGATGCAAGGTATGTTGACTCTCAGCCGATATTTACAGGTTTATCTGGTTCCACATATTATCAACAGGGAGAATATTATTCAATAAACTACACATCTATACTGAAATTCGAGAATGGGCAAGAGTTTGCTACCACTTATGAAGAAGGAAAAGTAACAGCTTACCAATCTTTCAATCCTAGTTTTATCTATCAACAGGCTATACTTGATCAACAATTTAAAGAAATTAGTTTAATCAAGGGATTACACAACGCAGAGCTAATTTTGGAGGGAACGTTCCCAATAAATCTCCAGTTAACCTCCTTCGTTGTCCCCATAACTAATCCAAATATAATTCCATACAATGCTAGCTATTTACAGAATGGAACCCTGAGCTTAGGACTATTTTATAAATTCGGCTACGTATACGATAACTATAACCTAACCATCCAGATCAGTGAGAATTCTAATGCTATAGGTGGGTTTTCAGGTATTTTAGAGATAATAAACAAGTATGGGGGAGCAGTTTTAGTGTCTATTACAAGTAACTATGCCCAAACCCAAAAGTCACTAAACGCTATCTACCTAGTGAATGGTAAGGGTTTTGAAGAGAACTTCTACGCATTAGGTGTGCAGAACTCCACTAACAATACTGCAGGATATCTGGTGAAATATGAGATAAATTATGAGTACATTTGATAAAAGTAAAGACACACACTTCTTTTTTATTCATTTATCTTTTAAATGTGATAGTAAAAAGCTCGATTGGGTTCTTGTTACGCTTAAAAAGTGTACTCGTTTTCGCTTTTCTCACCCTTTTTATATCTATCCTCCTCCAGCTTCCTTAATTCATTCCTCCTTATTTTACCACTAATAGTCTTTGGTAATTCATTTACAAACTCTATTTTCCTTGGTACCTTATACGGAGATAGACTCTTACTAACATGATTGACCAGTTCTTTGGCTAATTCATAAGAGGGTGAGTATCCTGGTTTAAGTACTACAAAGGCTTTAACGAGTTGCCACCTAACAGGATCTGGTGAACCAACTACCGCAGCCTCAGCTACTGCAGGGTGTTCAATTAACGCGCTCTCCACTTCAAAGGGTCCCACCCTGTAGTCGGAGGTTTTTATCACGTCATCAGCCCTAGCAACAAAGTACCAGTTACCCTTATCGTCAAAATATCCCTTATCTCCAGTGAAGTAATAACCGTTTCTAAATGCCTCTTTGTTTTTCTCCTCATTAGAATATCCTTTAAACAGTGGAATAGCACGCCATTTAGTTAATCTAATAGCTATATGCCCAACATCGAAGGGTTTAGTTATCTCTTTACCTTCGTCATCGAGTAGAACAACGTCGTATAGGGGCGACGGTATGCCAAAGGATCCTGGAGTCACATCTCTCCACGGTGGATTGCCTATAATTGCGGTTGTTTCTGTCTGCCCATAGAAGTCTCTTATTGTCAAATCAAACTTATCCTTCCATACCTTTATTATCTCAGGGTTCAGAGGTTCACCAGCGGAAACAACATTCCTCAGCTTATGGAATTTAAACTTCCACAGATCCACTAAATTAAACAGTCTCCAGGCTGTAGGGGGTGCACAAAATGACGTTACATTGAAATTATCTACAACACTCAAATATTCCTGGGCGTTTAGTCTACCCTCGTAGTTGACAGCCATTATTGTTGCTCCAACTATCAACGGAGAAAAGAATGAACTCCAGGCAAACTTAGCCCAACCTGGTGCACTCAAATTCAGATGAATGTCCTCAGTCGACACCCCTATTATAGAGGCAGTGGATAAGTGCCCCAATGGATATGAAGTAGCAGTGTGAATAACCCTTTTAGGCAATCCTGTAGTACCAGACGTAAAGTAGTTTAAAATATCGTCCTCTGATGAGGTAGGATATGCCTCAGCGCTTTCACTTTCACTTTGAGTAAGCTCAAAGTCTGTCCAGCCATTAACTCTTCCTCTCACGACTATTTTTAAGGGTTTTAGATCCCCTAGAGCTTGGTCTATCCTTTCTGCACTTTTTGGATCAGCTATTATAACTTTAGGCTTAAGATCAGCAAATCTATAGCCTAATTCATAAGCTGTAAGATTATTCGCTGTAGGTACTAGCACAAAACCAGCCTTTATAGTAGCTAAGAACGTAACCCACTGCTCAGGAAACACGGGTGTCATCAAGTAAACTGGATCTCCCTTACCTATACCACTGGATTAAGAAAGTTAATCAATTTATTAGCTCTGATCAGAAGATCTTGATAAGTGTAAATCTCCTCAACTTTGGTATCTAAATCGTACCACATGAGGGCTGTCTTCCCGCCTCTATCTTTCACATGGATTTCCTCATAAATATCCCTTACCCAATTAAAATCCTCTATCTTTCCGAGGAAATTTAATCTAGTAAACAAATCATTAATTCTTTCTGGTCTATCTAGAGGATTAAGTTTTTGTATATCTATGAAGTCTCTTACTAGATTTTTGATTAATTCGTTCGCCATATTTAATATTGAGCTTAATAATTTATTTAAAGATTTTGTTTAGTAATAATAGGAAATAAATACAATATGTATAAGATAGTTTTCGACAATAGAGAATATTAACAAGATAACACGTGAAAATTCCCTCAGTAAAAGCTTAATCGTTTGTCATATGTGTATAAGAATTGCACAACTTTAGTTATCTCTCTCAACATTCTCTAGAACTCAAGATCATCACGGCTTTCTAGCCTCTGTTCTCAAAACAAATTTAAATACATACTTGTTCTAAATTTTAACGATGAATGACCTGGAGGATATCCTTAAAAAATTGGCTCTGTCTTATAAATTCATTTCTGTTCCTAATGCAAGGACAGTAAAAGATGCCTCAATGTCTTTAGGAGTCTCAGAAGATAGAATAGCTAAAACGATTTTGGTTATTGCAGATAACAAACCATATGCAGTGTTCCTGAGAGGTAATAGAAGGGTTGACTTAGATAAATTAAAACTGTATCTTAACGTGAGAGAAATTAGAGTGGCTAAAGCTAGTGAAGTAAAGAAGATAACTGGATATGAAGTTGGTGGTTTACCACCTTTAATAAATGGAGTTGAGACTATAATGGATGAAGAACTTGCAGATGATGATAAAGAGGTATTTTGTGGCGGAGGTAACGAGACGACACTCCTTTCCATAATACCTAAAGAGCTAGCTGAAAAGTCAATGCTGAGGATATTTTCCGTAGGAATTTAAGCTCCAGCACGAACTAATCAGATTTTTTAATTGACATACTTAATATTTTACATATGAGAGAAGAGGCAAAAGAGGAATTGGAAGACATAAGAGATAAATTAGAAAGGATATTGGACAAAATAAATGACATGATAAATGAATTGGACAGTGGTAAGGACATTGATTATGATGAGTTGGATCGGATTATAGACGAAGTTGGGATTCTGAGAGACGACTTGAAGAATTTGAAAAGAGATTGAAGAGTTTTTTAAAATGGCTTCTCTTAAAATCTTTATTCGACTATCATAACCACGCCTGATTTCACTTAGAGAGCTTCTACCGTCATCAATGCAGCCTTATCAATCCTCACCCTGGGTGGAGGAGGAATTTCATTAACATAATACGTTCCCTCACCATATAAACGACCATATCTTAGTACGACCCCATTAGCCTCTTTCACGA is from Sulfolobus acidocaldarius DSM 639 and encodes:
- a CDS encoding Nre family DNA repair protein, which codes for MDPRLCVICRSSKYLCGLAYCPIVVKSITKKIVVPKDMVGSSPPSIFVGRYGYPKVSVYPSAPPVVDDTSIYEDPKTWLNMDLNTFLSLRLSLVRGGESFRVTDANNPQRFLHDVQTLSISSGPSEIEMEFAKEPRKVVLDETLPPIGPSAPIREFKLGTLSAPQRIVERVYEDKDLKSKDAVITLYSNKVEVNVISRLLSVGVLGVKRKLVPTRRSITAVDKLVSDSLIEELKHFESIDKIEVYVRRHMKNLFIGILIPGNWAFEWGEAWFPGSTWNQFGHGEVALELDYEGYRGRRTYPKIGGCYYASRLGVAESLRLRKRQAMVILWREIYPGFNLPVGVWFVRENIREMFKQKPEVFDTLDQALRRVKGELKVNLQEWLKISYVVKLFRSRLF
- a CDS encoding molybdopterin cofactor-binding domain-containing protein → MDKALHGEQIYESEVYVKAGDVFAPGFHISVVDIDLETLTPRVREYVAVDDVGRVVVKEEVEGQVIGGVMQGIAQVLCEWATYDEEGNPTFSSIADAGMPSPEEFTWRVIVDEVEFKSGLLSGTRGVGEAGSIGGLVATFIGLEKAIKDKFGRKVKLQRTPVTPTYLMELLGKS
- a CDS encoding S53 family peptidase — translated: MQVKFLIPISILLISISGILSLGISSPSNQNTFFNSYTNAKLLPSNTLLTLTFFIPPKNLNMLYYTAEEVANHQISPLTPQQIIKEFSQPNKVTSLINFLESNGFTIYYSSPFAVVATATAGKIDNVFSTELGLFSYNGHVYYKPLTSPSFSLTGIIVGGLDNETAFQPYFMQLNNTTHPAFQFSYLGYGPNALRTAYNVTGTGKNVTIAIIDAFGDPLIYQDVKSFDQIYGLPPANLSVYAVGPYIPEQGIATGWDIETALDVEAAHAMAPYAKINLVVSSDSGPTLYAAVDYVVTQKLGDVVSMSWGLSENLFAASGFYYFINGQPFPNYPYLDYYFALGTAEGITFFASSGDTGAYGDSLTTYGGASFPATSPFVTAVGGTTLYLSSGKAYETAWSVLPQYFEYAGTVSSGGGYSTFFPRPWYQDGVINSSFRAVPDVAADANPYTGFNITVLGSEEIIGGTSLASPLWAGMLADIISQLGRPIGLLNPILYWIYKNPALYQESFHQITLGYNGEFYAKPGYNLVTGLGTPNVGELLNAIQQYLKTNNLEISVTTNGTIPWYMYNSTVSVIAYITYPNGTIVSQGTFSAYIQTTSGTVTTIPLSFNGTDWVGSFNIQPGMTPNIWSIIVNGSSAGFSGTSSYDIDVGQSINILSPIPFPYGPPLSLNTPFGVVAQIYNPDGTPAVNQTVNVYLLKNGKVVESAVLTPTSQPGEYVGQLALITPAEQGTYILVVNTSYGSAYTYVYFGNIIEGAVYTPINTGFPGVSPGQNITLFAFTLTPEGTGQLSSNVSAFIYNQNGQLVSTVNLTQAPEITLFGVFNFFGLYYANFTIPSNFTPGFYSVIIQSQARTGIGVSTGEFFTSFYVSPASLSYNIKVKGIAYEGQHIKIYANITYTNGTEVEYGIFNAIPLPSSIAFKSYLVATNYSVPLQFNSTLGLWEGTFQIPSVLGANSFYLGYPPYTLSGPWTVYISGVSANGNPISSGPTYFNVLPYTYLGSKVIITSQNYTSVPLLSSNSLSNVYVGNLELINVNISLNNVVVGNLTVVNSQVGVSSSTLNSLTAKNSKLSIAQSTIGGDPDSVAIQLYNSSLILTSVVIANSTYAFNQVNSNVELNGVSLSNVQHVSTISPPTISPQFVNITQKISALNLTVSGYNAKILNVLVNGISTRYSVISSSQNSTTISIPFSSSALPSGQYTIVVMTYNGLPYNVSATVYNAYPQISLSSSLSNATTSLSSKISSNASDVAFYRNITIASLIIAIISLILVIYLLLRRR
- a CDS encoding peptide-N4-asparagine amidase, with the translated sequence MKALLLILVIALGITPLTLMGSTTSSSHYGVYNDMTIYNITGFPNGVDPAYYSEEPFFIKSNVTPIIVNVAQNMVFNNTGIIPKVVTLYIPPGNYSMILLNISIKEYGGAQFDRPVYIFANGIPIFWGSTQEIRNSTAQTDVTMFENLLQGNVTFQLVLATYYAKSVGIVGLYSMNVTLLLYPGNKPAGLPNYFIPLFMNSLNYSRVVLNPLNDQVTQSVVMPNGTFRSVLLLYYEGGGLDEFWYTNIPATRNILVYYNSLLAGVVNPYPIIYTGGINLFWWRPVTSINTLAFETPQYIELTPLLATSTKPNITVTVSNLLASAQELGSTALSWTISGVLMLWVNNSNPLISSKLISADARYVDSQPIFTGLSGSTYYQQGEYYSINYTSILKFENGQEFATTYEEGKVTAYQSFNPSFIYQQAILDQQFKEISLIKGLHNAELILEGTFPINLQLTSFVVPITNPNIIPYNASYLQNGTLSLGLFYKFGYVYDNYNLTIQISENSNAIGGFSGILEIINKYGGAVLVSITSNYAQTQKSLNAIYLVNGKGFEENFYALGVQNSTNNTAGYLVKYEINYEYI
- a CDS encoding AMP-binding protein is translated as MTPVFPEQWVTFLATIKAGFVLVPTANNLTAYELGYRFADLKPKVIIADPKSAERIDQALGDLKPLKIVVRGRVNGWTDFELTQSESESAEAYPTSSEDDILNYFTSGTTGLPKRVIHTATSYPLGHLSTASIIGVSTEDIHLNLSAPGWAKFAWSSFFSPLIVGATIMAVNYEGRLNAQEYLSVVDNFNVTSFCAPPTAWRLFNLVDLWKFKFHKLRNVVSAGEPLNPEIIKVWKDKFDLTIRDFYGQTETTAIIGNPPWRDVTPGSFGIPSPLYDVVLLDDEGKEITKPFDVGHIAIRLTKWRAIPLFKGYSNEEKNKEAFRNGYYFTGDKGYFDDKGNWYFVARADDVIKTSDYRVGPFEVESALIEHPAVAEAAVVGSPDPVRWQLVKAFVVLKPGYSPSYELAKELVNHVSKSLSPYKVPRKIEFVNELPKTISGKIRRNELRKLEEDRYKKGEKSENEYTF